Proteins from a single region of Flavobacterium sp. YJ01:
- a CDS encoding beta-ketoacyl-ACP synthase III has translation MSAVITAIGGFVPPSILTNKKISETVDTSEEWIIKRTGIRERRIADDETATSDLAAAAIENLIENYNVDRGEIEALLVATATPDHILAPTASIVCEKSGLTNAFGIDMNAACSGFLYALEMGANMIESGRYKKLIIVGADKMSSIVDYEDRNTCILFGDGAGAVLLEKTESDYGLMKTILKTDGSGVSSLAVPAGGSRNPTSMQSLLHRTHYLKQDGAFVFKRAVSAMSQVSQDALVKNDLESDKIDWVVPHQANLRIITAVSENLNIDFEKVKVNIDRYGNTTSATVPLCLWDFKDDFKEGQNLLITTFGAGFSWGATCLKWGVMRERKSVEQKIANTEKENVLVAH, from the coding sequence ATGAGCGCAGTAATTACAGCTATAGGTGGTTTCGTACCGCCATCTATCCTAACCAATAAAAAGATTTCAGAAACTGTAGATACATCAGAAGAATGGATCATCAAAAGAACTGGAATTAGAGAACGTAGAATTGCAGACGACGAAACGGCAACATCTGATCTTGCCGCAGCTGCAATTGAAAATCTGATCGAAAATTATAATGTTGATCGTGGCGAAATTGAAGCTTTGCTTGTAGCAACAGCAACTCCAGATCACATTTTAGCACCAACAGCAAGTATTGTCTGCGAAAAAAGCGGACTTACAAATGCTTTCGGAATTGACATGAATGCGGCTTGCAGCGGCTTTTTATATGCTCTAGAAATGGGAGCAAACATGATCGAAAGCGGACGCTACAAAAAGTTAATCATCGTTGGAGCAGATAAAATGAGTTCGATCGTAGATTATGAAGACCGTAATACTTGTATTCTTTTCGGAGATGGAGCAGGAGCTGTTTTGTTAGAAAAAACAGAATCTGATTATGGATTAATGAAAACAATTTTAAAAACAGACGGAAGCGGTGTTTCTTCTCTTGCCGTACCAGCTGGAGGTTCTAGAAACCCAACTTCTATGCAGAGTCTTTTGCACAGAACACATTATTTAAAACAAGACGGTGCTTTTGTATTTAAAAGAGCAGTTTCTGCAATGAGTCAGGTTTCGCAAGATGCTTTGGTAAAAAATGATTTAGAATCAGATAAAATTGATTGGGTAGTTCCGCATCAAGCTAATTTGAGAATTATTACCGCTGTAAGCGAAAATTTAAATATTGATTTTGAAAAAGTTAAAGTAAATATTGACCGTTACGGAAATACAACATCTGCAACAGTTCCGTTATGTTTATGGGACTTTAAAGACGATTTTAAAGAAGGTCAAAATTTATTGATCACAACTTTTGGTGCAGGATTTTCTTGGGGTGCAACTTGTTTGAAATGGGGTGTAATGCGTGAAAGAAAATCTGTAGAACAAAAAATAGCAAATACAGAAAAAGAGAATGTTTTGGTAGCGCACTAA
- a CDS encoding LytTR family DNA-binding domain-containing protein, which produces MKILIIEDESINASRLKRLLEELEPNCEILGIIDTVIDTVAWLNSNPTPDLITMDIRLADGLSFAIFDEVNITCPVIFTTAYDEYAIRAFKVNSIDYLMKPIEKNELEHALTKFKSLNKNETNYTNITGILKELIQKPVFRMRFLVTYRDGYKSVDVSEIDFIYSEFKTSNLFLKSGVIISIPQTMEELEQELDPNIFFRANRQFFIRAESIKSIANYFNAKLKIQLKRDPEREVIISREKTPLFKQWMDR; this is translated from the coding sequence ATGAAAATTTTAATTATAGAAGATGAAAGTATAAATGCAAGCCGTCTAAAAAGACTGCTTGAAGAGCTAGAGCCAAATTGTGAAATTTTAGGCATTATTGACACTGTTATTGATACGGTAGCATGGCTAAATTCAAACCCAACACCTGATTTAATTACTATGGATATTCGTTTGGCTGACGGATTGAGTTTTGCCATTTTTGATGAAGTGAATATCACTTGTCCCGTAATTTTTACTACTGCTTACGATGAATACGCAATTCGAGCCTTCAAAGTAAACAGCATCGATTATTTGATGAAACCAATCGAAAAAAACGAATTGGAGCATGCTTTAACGAAATTCAAATCACTAAATAAAAACGAAACTAATTATACCAATATTACTGGGATTCTCAAAGAACTTATTCAGAAACCAGTTTTTAGAATGCGCTTTTTAGTTACATATCGTGACGGTTATAAAAGCGTTGATGTTTCAGAGATTGACTTTATTTATTCGGAGTTTAAAACCAGTAATTTATTTCTTAAATCGGGTGTAATTATTTCGATTCCGCAAACAATGGAAGAATTGGAGCAAGAACTGGATCCGAATATCTTTTTTCGCGCCAACCGCCAGTTTTTTATTCGCGCCGAAAGCATCAAATCTATTGCGAACTACTTTAACGCAAAATTGAAAATTCAATTAAAACGAGATCCAGAACGCGAAGTAATTATTAGCCGAGAAAAAACACCTCTGTTTAAACAATGGATGGATCGCTGA
- a CDS encoding TolC family protein has product MKTLYKIGIVLLTATIMTSCVVGKKYARTDLNAPEKYREEIAVTGDTVLLPWKSYYKDPLLVNLIEKALVKNNEVLIAMKSMEQLDLAYKQAKLSLLPTLDFDAGASRSYLSKNSLNGSLSSQFTSKDYMDDYSATLKLSWEADIWGKAAMQKRDAKAAYFAQKENLSALKTRIIVQVAQSYYNLLGLDEQLKIAEKNIELSTSTLDMMKLQYNSGSISSLAVNQTEAQKKTAELLVPLAKANIAVQENALQILCGEYPDKIERAGNIDAAEISVVFPTGIPVSLLSRRPDVKASEYAVMSATAKTGLSKAAMYPTLSLNPSIGVNSFEFDTWFNFPGSLTKTIAANLAQPIFRKKALRTAYEVAVLEQEKAAVQFKQSFITAVGEVNDAMSRLKYADERIVLAKEKAASLDKATSDASLLYKSGMANYLEVITAQNSSLQNDLDVVTIKLEKLNAAINLYRALGGGVE; this is encoded by the coding sequence ATGAAAACACTATATAAAATCGGAATTGTTTTACTTACTGCAACGATTATGACTTCGTGCGTAGTAGGAAAGAAATATGCCCGTACAGATTTGAATGCCCCAGAAAAATACCGTGAAGAAATCGCAGTAACTGGAGATACGGTTTTGCTTCCATGGAAAAGCTATTACAAAGATCCTTTGTTGGTTAATTTAATTGAAAAAGCCCTCGTTAAAAATAATGAGGTGCTTATTGCAATGAAAAGTATGGAACAGCTTGATCTTGCTTACAAACAAGCCAAGCTGTCCTTACTTCCAACACTTGATTTTGATGCTGGAGCAAGCCGTTCGTATCTTTCAAAAAACTCATTAAACGGATCTCTAAGTTCTCAGTTTACAAGCAAAGATTATATGGACGATTACAGCGCCACGTTAAAATTGTCTTGGGAAGCTGATATTTGGGGAAAAGCGGCTATGCAAAAACGAGATGCTAAGGCGGCTTATTTTGCCCAAAAAGAAAATCTATCGGCTTTAAAAACCAGAATTATTGTTCAAGTTGCACAATCGTATTACAATCTTTTAGGTTTGGATGAACAGCTGAAAATTGCAGAGAAAAACATCGAATTAAGTACCAGTACTTTAGATATGATGAAACTGCAATACAATTCGGGTTCGATAAGTTCTTTAGCGGTTAATCAGACCGAAGCTCAGAAAAAAACGGCTGAATTATTAGTGCCTTTAGCTAAAGCAAATATTGCTGTTCAAGAAAATGCTTTGCAGATTTTATGCGGAGAATATCCAGATAAAATTGAAAGAGCCGGAAATATTGACGCCGCAGAAATTTCGGTTGTTTTCCCGACAGGAATTCCAGTTTCACTTTTGAGCCGAAGACCAGACGTAAAAGCAAGCGAATATGCTGTAATGTCTGCAACAGCAAAAACAGGATTATCAAAAGCGGCAATGTATCCAACTTTAAGTTTAAATCCCTCTATTGGAGTAAATTCGTTTGAGTTTGATACTTGGTTCAATTTTCCTGGATCTTTAACTAAAACTATTGCTGCCAATTTAGCACAGCCAATCTTTAGAAAAAAAGCCTTAAGAACCGCTTATGAAGTTGCTGTTTTAGAACAAGAAAAAGCTGCGGTTCAGTTTAAGCAATCTTTTATAACTGCTGTTGGAGAAGTTAATGATGCCATGTCAAGACTAAAATATGCAGACGAAAGAATTGTTTTAGCAAAAGAAAAAGCAGCATCTTTAGACAAAGCAACTTCCGATGCTTCTCTTCTTTATAAAAGCGGAATGGCAAATTACTTAGAAGTTATAACTGCTCAAAACAGTTCACTTCAAAATGATTTGGACGTTGTAACAATAAAATTAGAAAAACTCAATGCAGCAATAAATCTCTACAGAGCTTTAGGAGGCGGAGTAGAATAA
- a CDS encoding histidine kinase, protein MGLGNQNKRSGKNFFYKYYRVIVIPAVFLVYLSSYYFLNPYRNFKEESLLDLDQSFDIFIILLYCAILTELTLFVGRKLNYYISWEQNPVFRAIAQFICLIAGNMLLNYFFSWLWDYLYPCTALEENDLVTIWQSKIMAAIISLFISAIHTGIFLLNRWRLNAIETAELKIKASELQEAVTRSKLESLKMQLDPHFVFNNFSTLTELIYEDQKEAASFLENITRVYRYMISNSNKDTITVKEEIEFLNAYFYLLKKRLGEKIDLKIEIDSASLSLHLPPLTLQLLVENAVKHNTATLSNPLTISIFSDSGDIIVRNKLQQTAGKSLISTGIGNKNIEFRYKILSQKMPSFSESNGYYEVRLPLI, encoded by the coding sequence ATGGGGTTAGGAAACCAAAATAAAAGGTCGGGGAAGAATTTTTTCTATAAATATTACAGAGTTATCGTAATTCCGGCTGTTTTTTTGGTGTATTTATCTTCGTATTATTTTCTGAATCCGTATAGAAATTTTAAAGAAGAAAGTTTGCTCGATTTAGATCAAAGCTTCGATATCTTTATCATTCTTCTATATTGTGCCATACTTACCGAACTGACACTTTTTGTAGGCAGAAAATTAAATTATTACATCAGTTGGGAACAAAATCCGGTTTTTAGGGCGATAGCACAGTTTATTTGCCTAATTGCCGGAAATATGCTTCTAAACTATTTTTTTTCTTGGCTTTGGGATTATCTATATCCTTGCACGGCACTAGAAGAAAATGACTTAGTTACGATTTGGCAGTCTAAAATTATGGCTGCCATTATTTCGCTTTTCATCAGTGCTATTCATACCGGAATATTTCTGTTAAACAGATGGCGTTTAAATGCTATTGAAACTGCCGAATTAAAAATTAAAGCTTCGGAACTTCAGGAAGCGGTTACACGTTCTAAATTAGAATCTTTAAAAATGCAATTAGATCCGCATTTTGTGTTTAATAATTTCAGTACACTAACAGAATTGATTTATGAAGACCAAAAAGAAGCGGCTTCTTTTTTAGAAAATATAACGAGAGTATATCGTTATATGATTTCAAATTCGAATAAAGATACAATCACGGTAAAAGAAGAAATAGAGTTTTTAAATGCTTATTTCTATTTATTGAAGAAACGACTTGGCGAAAAAATTGATTTGAAAATTGAAATTGATTCAGCTTCGCTTTCATTGCATTTGCCACCATTAACTTTGCAATTGCTGGTAGAAAATGCCGTAAAGCATAATACGGCCACTTTAAGCAATCCGCTTACCATTTCTATTTTTTCGGATTCAGGCGATATTATTGTTCGAAATAAATTGCAGCAAACTGCTGGAAAAAGTCTGATTTCAACTGGAATTGGAAATAAAAATATTGAATTTCGTTATAAAATTTTATCTCAAAAAATGCCGAGTTTTAGTGAATCAAACGGCTATTATGAGGTGCGTCTTCCATTAATTTAA
- a CDS encoding efflux RND transporter periplasmic adaptor subunit, with the protein MKSKMTKQFFKNNQAVGKIAVLLIIISLSSCGKSGDAQMAPPKPEVDFLQTSTASGDIEKKYPGTVEGTVNVDIKAQVSGYLEAIYVKEGDYVNKGQSLFKIKGDVYAEQVNNSRAAYKSALANQANAKLEVEKIKPLVEGKVFSDMQLKTAQANYEAATAQVAQAKAALGSSQLNADFSLIKAPVSGYISRIPNRIGNLVTPNDAVPLTTLSEINNVFVYFSLTEADYLAFSKDSKSDKSVSLIMADDSEYDQKGKLEVASGNIDRATGTIALKAIFPNPKKELRSGGSARIVLNKNLSSVITIPMASVKDIQDKFFVFVLREGNKVAMVPIEIAGNAGTNYFVKSGLKSGDKVALNSIDVLYDSMEVVPKTAAKNLSSK; encoded by the coding sequence ATGAAAAGTAAAATGACAAAACAGTTTTTTAAAAATAATCAAGCAGTTGGAAAGATTGCAGTTTTATTAATAATCATATCACTTTCTTCATGCGGAAAGAGTGGAGATGCGCAAATGGCACCTCCTAAACCTGAAGTTGACTTTCTTCAGACAAGTACGGCATCTGGAGATATCGAAAAAAAATATCCAGGTACCGTTGAAGGTACTGTAAACGTTGATATAAAAGCGCAAGTATCAGGATATCTTGAAGCTATTTATGTAAAAGAAGGAGATTATGTAAACAAAGGGCAATCTCTTTTTAAAATAAAAGGCGATGTTTATGCAGAACAGGTAAACAACAGTCGCGCGGCTTATAAAAGTGCATTAGCAAATCAGGCAAATGCAAAATTAGAAGTAGAAAAAATCAAGCCTTTGGTTGAAGGAAAAGTTTTTTCAGACATGCAGTTAAAAACTGCACAAGCAAATTACGAAGCTGCAACAGCTCAAGTTGCACAGGCTAAAGCCGCTTTAGGATCATCTCAGTTAAATGCCGATTTCTCTTTGATTAAAGCTCCTGTAAGCGGCTATATTAGCCGTATTCCAAACCGAATCGGAAATCTAGTTACGCCAAACGACGCAGTTCCGTTAACGACACTTTCAGAGATTAACAATGTATTTGTGTATTTCTCTCTAACAGAAGCCGATTATCTAGCTTTTTCAAAAGATTCAAAATCTGATAAATCGGTGAGTTTAATTATGGCAGATGACAGCGAATACGACCAAAAAGGAAAACTAGAAGTTGCCAGCGGAAATATAGATCGCGCTACAGGAACAATTGCTTTAAAAGCTATTTTTCCAAATCCGAAGAAAGAATTACGTTCTGGAGGTTCTGCTAGAATTGTGTTGAACAAGAATTTGTCTTCTGTTATTACAATTCCGATGGCAAGTGTAAAAGATATTCAAGATAAGTTTTTTGTTTTTGTTTTAAGAGAAGGCAACAAAGTAGCGATGGTTCCAATTGAAATTGCTGGAAATGCAGGAACCAATTACTTTGTAAAATCTGGTTTAAAATCGGGTGACAAAGTAGCTTTAAATTCTATCGATGTACTTTATGATAGTATGGAAGTTGTTCCAAAAACGGCTGCAAAAAATCTTAGCAGCAAATAA
- a CDS encoding proline iminopeptidase-family hydrolase has product MTLFRNAFFIIVTAFFLTGCKKENSSENKSADLKNYLTDNASGIKTGGIKVIQINTPKGKFNVWTKRIGNNPKIKLLLLNGGPGATHEYFECLESFLPAEGIEFIYYDQLGTGNSDNPNDPALWDLSRFVEEVEQVRQALKLDKDNFYLLGHSWGGILAAQYALKYQQHIKGLIISNMMMSAIDYDKYADEVLAKQMDPKVLAKIREIEKNKDFENPEYMKLLVPNFYAKHILRLDPNLWPEPVNRSFSKINQSLYVTMQGPSEFGLSGKLEKWDITKELPKITVPTLSIGAEYDTMDPEHMKWISTQVQNGTYLYCEKGSHMSMYDDQETYMKGLIKFLKDTSN; this is encoded by the coding sequence ATGACCTTATTTCGAAATGCTTTTTTTATAATAGTAACTGCTTTTTTTCTAACTGGTTGCAAAAAAGAGAATTCTTCTGAGAACAAAAGTGCTGATTTAAAAAACTACTTAACGGACAACGCTTCGGGTATAAAAACGGGAGGAATTAAAGTTATACAGATTAATACTCCGAAAGGAAAGTTTAATGTTTGGACGAAAAGAATTGGAAATAATCCTAAAATAAAATTATTGCTTCTTAACGGCGGACCTGGCGCTACACATGAATATTTTGAGTGTTTGGAAAGTTTTTTGCCAGCAGAAGGAATTGAATTTATTTACTACGATCAATTAGGAACTGGTAATTCTGACAATCCGAACGATCCAGCACTTTGGGATTTGTCTCGATTTGTGGAAGAAGTTGAGCAGGTTCGTCAGGCATTGAAATTAGACAAAGACAATTTTTATTTATTAGGTCATTCTTGGGGCGGAATTCTTGCGGCGCAATATGCACTTAAATATCAGCAACATATAAAAGGGCTTATTATCTCGAATATGATGATGAGCGCAATAGATTATGATAAATATGCCGACGAAGTTCTTGCTAAACAAATGGATCCGAAAGTTTTAGCCAAAATACGAGAAATAGAAAAAAATAAAGATTTTGAGAATCCAGAATATATGAAACTGCTTGTTCCTAATTTTTATGCGAAACATATTTTGCGTTTAGATCCAAATCTATGGCCAGAACCTGTTAATCGTTCGTTTTCTAAAATCAACCAATCTTTATATGTTACGATGCAAGGACCGAGTGAATTTGGACTTTCTGGTAAACTCGAAAAATGGGATATTACAAAAGAACTTCCAAAAATCACAGTTCCAACATTATCAATTGGAGCAGAATACGATACAATGGATCCAGAACACATGAAATGGATTTCAACACAAGTTCAAAACGGGACATATTTGTATTGTGAAAAAGGAAGCCATATGAGTATGTATGACGACCAAGAAACGTACATGAAAGGATTAATTAAGTTTTTAAAAGATACTTCAAATTAA
- a CDS encoding universal stress protein has product MTSPLTIIAATNFSAIANNAVTYAAGLAKATGAKLILFNSFSLSVHSANSHITADAMQKQIEKAISRLEGLAQQTAEMFKIQTESICTYSFLEDELPKIIENTKADVVVMGMAERSFEQELLGNSTTSAIKNLHVPVLAVPEKARFLNIKKVLYACDSLSFSAIKRFSWIKNALGDFGAEIEFFSVDEKLDDLKEEQHRILMNSNIEKEFEDVKYLYKTVRSNAVIDEIRKEIKNYEADLLIMVPQKYGFWDSLVHRSKTRILAAGLDIPLLSFPNY; this is encoded by the coding sequence ATGACGTCACCACTAACTATAATTGCTGCAACCAATTTTTCAGCGATTGCAAACAATGCCGTTACATATGCTGCGGGACTTGCAAAAGCTACAGGAGCAAAACTTATTTTATTTAATTCATTTTCCTTGAGCGTTCACAGTGCAAATTCGCATATTACTGCAGATGCCATGCAGAAACAAATCGAAAAGGCAATTTCAAGATTAGAAGGTTTAGCCCAACAAACGGCTGAAATGTTTAAGATTCAAACAGAATCAATTTGTACATATTCTTTTTTAGAAGATGAACTTCCTAAAATTATTGAAAATACAAAAGCAGATGTAGTAGTAATGGGAATGGCAGAACGTTCTTTTGAACAGGAATTATTAGGAAACTCAACAACATCGGCAATAAAAAACCTCCATGTTCCAGTATTGGCAGTTCCAGAAAAAGCAAGGTTCTTAAATATAAAAAAGGTTTTGTATGCCTGTGACAGCTTGAGTTTTTCTGCGATAAAAAGATTCAGCTGGATTAAAAATGCTCTTGGAGATTTTGGCGCTGAAATTGAATTTTTTAGTGTAGACGAAAAGCTGGATGATTTAAAAGAGGAACAGCATAGAATTTTAATGAACTCTAATATAGAAAAAGAGTTTGAAGATGTCAAATACCTTTATAAAACAGTAAGATCTAATGCAGTTATAGACGAAATTAGAAAGGAAATTAAAAATTACGAAGCAGATTTGTTAATTATGGTGCCTCAAAAGTATGGTTTTTGGGATTCTCTAGTTCATAGAAGTAAGACTAGGATTTTAGCAGCAGGTCTGGATATTCCGTTATTGTCATTTCCAAATTATTAA
- a CDS encoding efflux RND transporter permease subunit: protein MLKKIIDRPVLATVISIVLVILGIIGLTRLSVTRFPDISPPTVMVSGSYPGGNSETVIRSVVTPLEEQINGVENMQYIKSTASNDGSFSISVIFKQGVDPDQAAVNVQNRVQQATPKLPQEVIRMGLTTSKQQNSMIVIFNLYTDDNNKYDELFLQNYANINLVPQMKRVPGVGQVQIFGQKDYSMRVWLDPRKMANAGLVPSDVTQAIAEQSLESAPGKLGEESSAALEYVIRYKGKKNKPEQYENIVVKNNGSNVLRLKDVARVEFGSISYSGDNKSNSKNAVTMAILQTSGSNANDIEIGINKEVERLSKSFPPGIKYVNVMSTKERLDEATGQVKSTLFEAFILVFIVVFIFLQDIRSTIIPAIAVPVAIVGTFFFLLVFGFTVNILTLFALVLAIGIVVDDAIVVVEAVHSKMEEDSEITAKEATHSAMAEITGAVISITLVMSAVFIPIGFMTGSSGIFYKQFAYTLAIAIIISAVNALTLTPALCALLLKNHGDKHGNNEHKTTFKERFFVGFNSSFENLTGRYIKGVRFLIGRKWIAAVLVAGITAIAVYMMMSTPKSFVPLEDDGFMVYSLSMPPGTALDRTTAVIQKMEKELGSVEAIDVNTSITGFNILSNSASPAYGLGFIKLKPKKERGAVKDIDEIMNAVNGKLAKIKEGQIMVFRMPPVEGFGVTSGAEIVLQDRMARSPETLKAMSDKVIAQIMQQPGVQYAYTTFRADYPQLELEVDEDKARQMGVNIKELLGNIQTYFAGDQSADFSRFGKFYRVNVKADGIFRMDEDAFNEIFVRNADMQMVPVKSIVKFHKVYGPESVNRYNLYNSVNITAMALPGYSNGQIMGNLEKVLDQLPADYSYEWTGLSLEEKAGGSQTVAIFGLCLLFVFFLLAAQYESYLLPLAVLLSIPTGILGAFAGIKAVGLDNNIYVQVGLIMLVGLLAKNAILIVEFALQRRLGGSSIIEAAIEGARSRLRPIIMTSLAFIVGMIPLMFASGGTAVGNRSISVSAAVGMFSGVVLGIFVIPLLFIVFQYLQEKVSGKKIAVQVQTIKE, encoded by the coding sequence ATGTTAAAGAAAATAATAGACAGGCCAGTTTTGGCTACAGTCATTTCCATTGTATTGGTTATCTTGGGGATTATAGGTCTTACGAGATTATCTGTAACGAGATTCCCAGATATTTCGCCTCCAACCGTTATGGTAAGCGGTTCGTATCCAGGAGGAAATAGTGAAACCGTTATTCGTTCGGTGGTAACACCATTAGAAGAACAGATTAATGGTGTTGAAAATATGCAGTACATTAAATCTACTGCCAGTAATGACGGATCTTTTTCGATTAGTGTCATTTTCAAGCAAGGTGTAGATCCAGATCAGGCTGCTGTAAACGTACAAAACAGAGTTCAGCAAGCAACGCCAAAACTGCCGCAAGAAGTTATCAGAATGGGATTAACGACTTCTAAACAGCAAAATAGTATGATTGTTATTTTCAACTTGTATACAGATGATAACAACAAATACGATGAGTTATTTTTGCAGAATTATGCCAATATAAATCTTGTTCCTCAAATGAAACGTGTTCCAGGTGTTGGACAAGTTCAGATTTTTGGTCAGAAAGATTATTCGATGCGAGTTTGGCTTGATCCTCGTAAAATGGCAAATGCTGGTTTAGTGCCTTCAGATGTTACGCAGGCAATTGCTGAACAAAGTTTAGAATCGGCTCCTGGAAAATTAGGAGAAGAATCTTCAGCGGCTTTAGAATATGTAATTCGTTACAAAGGAAAAAAGAACAAACCAGAACAATATGAAAATATTGTCGTTAAAAATAACGGAAGTAATGTTTTAAGATTAAAAGACGTTGCACGAGTAGAATTTGGTTCAATTTCGTACAGTGGTGATAATAAATCGAATAGTAAAAATGCCGTTACAATGGCAATTTTACAAACTTCGGGTTCCAACGCCAATGATATTGAAATCGGAATTAATAAAGAAGTAGAAAGATTGTCTAAATCTTTTCCTCCCGGAATTAAGTACGTCAACGTAATGAGTACAAAAGAAAGATTAGATGAAGCAACTGGACAGGTAAAATCGACTTTGTTTGAAGCTTTTATTCTGGTATTTATCGTGGTATTTATCTTCCTGCAAGACATTCGCTCGACGATTATTCCTGCGATTGCGGTTCCTGTGGCAATTGTCGGAACGTTTTTCTTTCTATTAGTTTTCGGATTTACGGTGAATATTCTAACACTTTTTGCTTTGGTTTTAGCAATCGGAATTGTGGTCGATGATGCAATTGTCGTTGTAGAAGCCGTTCACAGTAAAATGGAAGAAGATTCAGAAATTACGGCTAAAGAAGCTACACATAGCGCGATGGCAGAAATTACGGGAGCAGTTATCTCAATTACTTTGGTTATGTCTGCGGTTTTTATTCCGATTGGTTTTATGACAGGATCTTCAGGAATTTTCTATAAACAATTCGCTTATACATTGGCAATTGCGATTATCATTTCGGCTGTAAATGCCTTGACGTTAACGCCTGCATTATGCGCACTTTTGTTAAAAAATCACGGAGATAAACATGGCAATAACGAACATAAAACGACTTTTAAAGAACGTTTTTTTGTTGGATTTAATAGCAGTTTCGAAAATTTAACGGGAAGATATATCAAAGGTGTTCGTTTTTTAATTGGAAGAAAATGGATTGCAGCTGTATTAGTTGCTGGAATTACTGCAATTGCGGTTTATATGATGATGTCGACACCAAAAAGTTTCGTTCCGTTAGAAGATGATGGTTTCATGGTATACAGTTTATCAATGCCACCAGGAACGGCTTTGGATCGTACAACTGCGGTAATTCAAAAAATGGAAAAAGAATTAGGTTCGGTAGAAGCTATTGATGTCAATACGAGTATTACAGGATTTAATATTTTGAGTAATAGTGCCAGCCCTGCTTACGGTTTAGGATTTATTAAATTGAAACCTAAAAAAGAAAGAGGAGCAGTTAAGGATATTGACGAAATTATGAATGCCGTAAACGGAAAACTGGCTAAAATTAAAGAAGGCCAGATTATGGTTTTCAGAATGCCTCCAGTTGAAGGTTTCGGTGTAACAAGTGGTGCAGAAATTGTTTTGCAAGATAGAATGGCGAGAAGCCCAGAAACTTTAAAAGCAATGTCAGATAAAGTAATCGCTCAGATTATGCAGCAACCAGGAGTGCAATATGCTTATACAACTTTTAGAGCAGATTATCCGCAGTTAGAATTGGAAGTAGACGAAGACAAAGCGCGTCAAATGGGCGTAAATATCAAGGAGCTTTTAGGAAATATCCAAACGTATTTTGCAGGAGATCAATCGGCTGACTTTTCGAGATTTGGTAAGTTTTACAGAGTGAATGTAAAAGCAGATGGTATTTTTAGAATGGATGAAGATGCCTTTAATGAAATTTTCGTAAGAAATGCAGATATGCAAATGGTTCCAGTAAAATCGATTGTGAAATTCCACAAAGTATACGGACCAGAATCGGTAAATCGATACAATCTTTATAATTCGGTAAATATTACAGCAATGGCATTGCCAGGTTATAGTAACGGTCAAATTATGGGGAATCTAGAAAAAGTTTTAGATCAGCTTCCAGCAGATTACAGTTACGAATGGACAGGTTTAAGTCTTGAGGAAAAAGCAGGAGGAAGCCAGACTGTTGCCATTTTTGGGTTATGTCTATTGTTTGTATTCTTTCTGCTTGCTGCTCAATACGAAAGTTATTTATTGCCACTTGCAGTATTACTTTCTATTCCAACAGGAATTTTAGGAGCTTTTGCAGGAATTAAAGCGGTTGGATTAGACAACAATATTTATGTTCAAGTCGGATTAATTATGCTCGTCGGGCTTTTAGCCAAGAATGCCATTTTGATTGTGGAATTTGCTTTGCAAAGACGTCTTGGCGGATCATCAATAATAGAAGCGGCAATTGAAGGAGCACGATCAAGGTTACGACCAATTATAATGACTTCATTGGCTTTTATCGTAGGTATGATTCCGTTAATGTTTGCTTCTGGAGGAACCGCAGTCGGAAACCGATCAATAAGTGTTAGTGCCGCTGTGGGAATGTTTAGCGGTGTTGTATTGGGAATTTTTGTAATTCCGTTGCTTTTCATTGTATTCCAGTATTTACAGGAAAAAGTATCAGGAAAAAAGATTGCAGTACAAGTTCAAACCATAAAAGAATAA